The DNA sequence CGTTTTGTTCCAGATATTGAAATTTCAGTTTTCGTAGATAGGCCTGCGAGGAATATCAAGGGAAGACGCGTCTTGAGGAATACTGTCACATACTATTTGAGCGGCAACATCCATTGCAACGATAGCTGGATCCTTGATCATCGCATCTTCTGGATCGAgatcttcatcgtcctccGTTCTATGTTCACTTAGTTCTTGAGCTTTCTTCAACAACTGGATGTCTAGTGCGTTCAACTGCGTCTCCAGTTTCTTTGCAGCCTGAACATTCTGACTCGGCTCGATGGCTGGCAGTTCAAGTGATGGTCGTGACATGTTCCCTAACCAAATCTCCATTGATCATTTTCATGTGCCAAATACAGCCTTCAACTTACTTTAGAGCCTTCAGTACAACGACGGTTGAGATAAATGGTATGCCAGTAGGTAGTCAAACCGTTCGTGACTTGCCTTCAACGATAGACGCGTTAATCACGTGAAACGTCACGCTTAATTTTGCCTCATGAATGTCACGCGATAGTATTCCCACGCCTCCTGAAAGTACATCGGCCACCATTGTCCGAGGCAGTGCTCAAGGCTCTGGCAACGCGCATCACTGTGACGGGCGTTGTTGATTTACTGGGACTCCTTTTCTTGTTGGTCAGGCTTAATAACTCTACTTTCTCAACGTAAACTCATTACATTTCTTCAACAATACAGCCCCCTGTGTTTGTGCAGTGTTGGTTAACCCCCACATTCAGTAAGTGACAGTCAAATACTCGTGAAATTTCCTTCTACGTTGCTGACGATGTTTTGCCGTCTTACGTGTTGTCTTTCTATCACAATTCAGCATCGGTCCTAATACCTTTCACTTTTGAAGGCAACATTCTACGGATACCCTCCTATCAATTCAGTCGACATACCCTGTTCAATACGGCCAAGCTATAGTACTACGAAGGCGGGATACATAGGATGCAAAACCCTAAAGGTATGTAGCGAATTATCATCTACATGTCTATATTATAGCTGACTTCCAAAGACTCTGCGTTATACGCACCACTGGTGCAGCATGATGCCCAATCTTCCAGCGATGCCCTGGATGCAGATACAGGTATTTTCCTTTCTTGAAGAACAGTTAACACTGAGCGCACTCATCATATGGGACGTGTTACGAGCAGAAATGAACGAATATATGCATAGCAATAGAGCAAATGGATGTACGGTGTTGTAGTCTGTCTATTGTTCGTGCCTTCTAATTGCGTTGTAGATCGCGACGACGACTCTCGCAACGGCCGACCTGGTGTGTTCCACTACAACCTGTATCTCAGTTGGGGCACTAGCTTACACTTTATTACCAAGTACTTGCTACCGGTTTCCAGCACTCTGTTGGCAAGTCTTCTCTGAAGATCTTTCTACGTACCAGAACGCTCACCTTATACGTAATTAGATGCCAGTTCAGCGAAGAAGTTTTCTCAAAGGCGCCTTATCATTAGCCTTGCTCCATTTACCGTAATTATGGCCCTTGGCTTCATTATCTTGGCCGGATTGCTCGGAGTATGGGTGACTCGCACAAAACCAAACGAAAATGTTGTTCCGCACACGCCGCTTGAGCAAATCGCTCTACGCAACAATTCGGTTGGCCGACTTCCTTGTAAGTATTCTAGAACCTTGGATTCTCATTCAAAGACTAACCTTTACATGCAGTCATGGGTTATAATAGTATGTGCTTAAGCCTTTCCCGATAAAGCATGATGATGACCATTCATTACACTCAAAGCGTGGAATTCCTACGCCGTACGATCCAATTTTTCCGCGTGAATCTCATGGCACTGACTTTCATTTCAGTGTGATATCGATGAAACTAAAATCTTGCGAACCGCTCGCCTTATGAAATCCCTTGGACTTTTGGTAGAATTCTTTCTAGAACGCCGCTACTCTCAAAGACTCACATATTGATTTTAGGATCTAGGATATGATCATATGAATATCGATGACTGTTATTCTGAGAAAAAGCGAAGCCCAGAGGGTGATATTGTCGCAAGTCAGGAGTATAGCTCCACTCGTGGTGCAAGCACTCTTTATTGACAAATTGAGTCTAGACAAGGAACGGTTCCCTTCCGGGATGAATGCGCTGACGGATCAAATACACTCCCTCGGACTGTACGTCTATCATCAGCTTCTTGGTTGGTCGACAAACTTTACTGACTATCGGAAACTTACAGTAAAGCGGGCATTGTGAGCGCAATTTTTGTAGGTTCTGCTTATCAAAATTAAAATTTTGATATAGTACAGCGACTCCGGATGGTTTACCTGCCAAAAATACCCAGGATCATATATGAATGAAGACAGGTTCATTTTTTACATTAAGATTTCTCACCAAATGCTAAACCATTTTATCCTCCTTTCAGGGATATCAAGCTCTTCCAAGATTGGGGATTCGATTTATTAAAGTATGTAGATAAGAAACTGCAGCTGCCACAAGCATTAACCCACTAAATATATTGCAACAGATACGACAACTGCGCTGGCAAGTATTGGCGTATTCGGGAGACTGATAGTTGCTAACTCCTCATGCAGTGCCCTTTGATGAAATTATCAAGGAGGGTATGGTCGGTAGTAAGTTTTCTCACAAGCCTATTTATACCACTTTATTCTTGAGAATTGCCGCTGATTACATGATATTATTCTTTCAGAATTCACGCGCATGTCAGAAGCAATTATCAGGCTAAGCAAGAGCTCTGGGAAACCACCCTTCTTATTTTCGCTGTGCCAATGGGGTCGCGTAAGAGCCTTTCgagtttatttttagatactGCGAATTAACCTTGGGATATCCACGCCAGAATCAACCATGGATCTGGGCCCGTAAACTGGGTCAGAGCTGGAGAGTGAGTAAAATTAATATATCTCCCTTACGCCAGTGTTTAATCCATTCGTTGTTCAGACAACCATGGATATTTGTACGTTCATCCATCAGGTTCTTGTTGAATTTATATGGATGATGATCCTATAGACCCGGAGTGGAAGTCTTTGGCTAGCATCTTGAACGAGTAAGAAACAAATATATGTTTGACGTTTTTCCGGTAGAACTTACCTCCTTTGATAGGAATTCTTTCATAGCTACTGCGACGGATTTCTATGGACGCAATGACATGGATATTGTAAGAACCGGAACTTGCACTCATAAATTTAATGTTGCCTTGCTGATTCGATCGCGTTCTTATTCCAGCTTGAAGTGTGAGCAGAGTAGTTCTAACTCCACTGCCTTTCTGTTACTGAgttgtttttctttgtaCCTCGCAGAGGAAACGGCGATCTCACATATGAAGAACAAAAATCGCACTTCACGGCGTGGGCTCTCATGAAGTCCCCCTTATTAATTGTGAGTTATATTTGCTTGATACTAGCCGCTCTATCGATTGACCTCTAACGTCTCGATCCATCAGAGCACAGAAGTATGTTGTCCCGTCAGCGCTCAAGTCTTTATCTTTTCCTAACCTGGAGGACAGCTTGCCACCGTCACAGAACAGACTCTGAGCATTTTGAAGAACACCGAAATTATTGCGATTAATCAGGATCCCGTCGTCGGCACATCGATCACTCCTTTCCGATGGGGAATTAACGTGAGTCGAGGACAATGGCTTACCAGCAGATTGGCCTTGTCTAACCTTTTCTATCCATAGCCTGATTGGACCTTTAACGCCACCCATCCTGCTCAATACTGGAGCGGGGACAGTCAGAATGGCACCGTCTTCATGCTGGTAACTTTGTCTTGTattcgttgttgttgttgttggtagCTTACACAATGTTCCTTAGCTGAACACTCTGGATCATCCTGCCGACATGACTTTCCGTTTGACGGAGTCGCCTTGGATTCGTGCAGGCCGGCAATATTCAGTCAGGGTAGGTCGAGTCGCTTACATTCACGgtcatttccttttttccttttttctttcagcTGACCACGTTCTCGGTCAATTAGGATCTCTGGACCCATACGCAAAATGGTACGGCAGTTCGGAACTTCACGGCGCACAACGTGCCACCACATGGAGTTGTGGCTCTGCTTCTGAAAGATGATGGCGATGAGCCTGCAGGAACTCTTCCTGAGTGCGCGATGTTGGACTGGTGCACTGATCAGAATGGGACTCGTGTTGATGGCAGAGATTGAGAAATATTATGATATATACACTTTTTTCTCGATTCTACTAATGAGATTTGGTATAATAATTGGAGGAGAATGTGTAGTATTTTACAAGAGTTGGATGAGACTTTATATATGTGAAAGCAAGGCGGATAACTAGATAAAAACGAGACAAGACGAAACGAAGAGCAAGATGCAAACTGTAGGTGATGATTAGGAGCCCTGTCATGTAGAATTCGGACCCCGCAGAGCAAGGAGCAAGCAGTTAGTAAGAGGTGGTAGGGGTATAATGTGTAGAGTATAATAAATCGTGAGTAATGCGTGAATTAGGAATTTAAAACAAATGGAACGAAAGCGCCCGGCCGTCATGATGGAGTAGTGGAATACGTCCCTACAAAAAAGGGTAAGATTAAGTCAGAAAGggaacttttttttttagaaaaaaaatggatTTTGCTTAAAAAACTTACAAATTCTCGCTGTGTTGTCACCACTGCCAGTAGCGAACATACCTCCAAGGGGATTCATGTTTAACGATATGACTGGATAAATTACGTTTTTAGTGTTGTTAGCATTAGTGTGAGTGGATAGTGGATAGTGGATATTATTTTAGGCGGAGCTGTCGCGTAGATACTAcgcgcgtgcgtgcgtgcgtgcgagAGTGGTAGTGagagagaggagggagggagagAGACGTACCAGAGTTTTTGTGGCCCTGCAAGGTTAGTTGCAAGGTGGCGGATTTGAGGTCCCAAAAGTGGACGGTGCGATCTTTGGACCCTGAGACGACCCATCGGTTGTCGCTTGACACGCATACCGCAAGCACGTAGTCCTGGAATCGGGGAGAGGGCGGTGAGACAATCATTCAATACATTCAAGTACTTAAAATGCAATACAAAAAATTGACACAGACCTTGTGGCCGACGTAGTTGATGGTGCAGGCTGAGGGCGGGTGAGCGGGTATGCTGATGCCCGACTGCGGATCTGGCTTCACGCGGTTGGCAAAGGCGGCGACGAGGTGGCTGATGTCCCAGTACTTGAGCGTCTTGTCGAGGCTGGCGCTGAGAATGCCCTTGCCGTCCGCGGAGAACGCGACGCTGTAGACGCTGTTGCCGTGGCCGCGCAGACGCTCGAGCAGTGTGCCCGTGGCGACGTCCCAGACGCGCACGGGGCTGTCGAGCGTGCCGGTTGCAACGAGCGAGCCGTCCGGCGAGATGGCGACGGAGGTCACGCCCGCGTCGTTACTCAGAGTGTCGGTATCGGAGATTGTGATGGTCTGTGAGGTGTTGTTGGTGATATTCCAGATCCGCATTGTGCGGTCGCCTGAGCCGGAGACGATGTATCGCCCGTCGGGCGAGAAGTCGAGCGAGTAGATTTCCTGCGTGTGCCCCTCGAGGCGGTGGAGGACGAGCCTCTTTGCGATGTCCCAGACCTAGATAGATCACAGAGGGGGGGTGTGGTGTGAAAGTATAACGTCAATGAGCTTGTGTTGTGCTGGGTGAAGTGTAATGGGAATTGGCTAACTCTAACAATACAATCTTCTGCACCTGTCGCGAGGTACTTGCCGTCGGGGCTAAAACGCACGCTCCGAATGTACAAGTCTTTCTCGGGGCGAGCCGTCTCGTCTGCAAGAACGCTGCGGTTGGATTAAAGATATGTGAGGGACCCTGGATTGGAAAGGATAAAAGTAGACTTTGACTGAGCCACTTACCAAACTTTTATGCCGGATTGGACGTCATAAATCTGCGCAGTCCTGTTACAGCCCGTGGCCAAGTACTTGCCATCAAACGAAAACTGGACACAACAGACCACGCTACTTTTCGGTAAGTTTCGCGTTTCAAACGGCCCAAACggacaaaaaagaagaaagaaaaaaagggaaggaaggaaggaaggagtGTAAGGTGAAAAAAGGCATTAAACTCACGTGTCGTGCGAAAAGGTGTGTACCAGATTGACGTCGAGCGTCTTTCTTACTTTCGGATTGTAGAGTGCAAACCAATCTGAACCAAACCTCTTGAACTCGGGGGGTAGGGTGTCCGGATTGAGGCTATTGAAGACAGGATTAGGGGGATTGGGGTTTATGGGTGGGAGCGCCGAGGTACTGGGACCAGGCTGTCCCTCCTGTCCCGGGAAGCGATAATACCCTATAGAATCGTTATATGATGACGACTGAGGCTTGACGCCAGATGGCGCAGATGACGATGAATGATAAGACTGCGGGCCCATCGGCGGTGGATACATATctgcaagagagagagagaggaaaaaaTAGTGCCATCAGACAGACGTTTTAGCGCTT is a window from the Psilocybe cubensis strain MGC-MH-2018 chromosome 8, whole genome shotgun sequence genome containing:
- a CDS encoding putative alpha-galactosidase B, with product MQNPKDSALYAPLVQHDAQSSSDALDADTEQLTLSALIIWDVLRAEMNEYMHSNRANGYRDDDSRNGRPDASSAKKFSQRRLIISLAPFTVIMALGFIILAGLLGVWVTRTKPNENVVPHTPLEQIALRNNSDLGYDHMNIDDCYSEKKRSPEGDIVANKERFPSGMNALTDQIHSLGLDIKLFQDWGFDLLKYDNCAVPFDEIIKEGMVGKFTRMSEAIIRLSKSSGKPPFLFSLCQWGRNQPWIWARKLGQSWRVNPEWKSLASILNENSFIATATDFYGRNDMDILFFFVPRRGNGDLTYEEQKSHFTAWALMKSPLLILATVTEQTLSILKNTEIIAINQDPVVGTSITPFRWGINPDWTFNATHPAQYWSGDSQNGTVFMLLNTLDHPADMTFRLTESPWIRAGRQYSVRDLWTHTQNGTAVRNFTAHNVPPHGVVALLLKDDGDEPAGTLPECAMLDWCTDQNGTRVDGRD
- a CDS encoding Transcriptional repressor rco-1 — encoded protein: MSSSSSVYNPTGVRTSTAQDPPPPVHPTFSIADPLDAIRRQFDSLQTDLARVRREKEEMEAKLNAQIAELNTIRKSLFDLEEEHTRIRQQYEEELHRLRSETVAIQSAAAAPPPHQSTPAPGFSGRPRGPGVSEASPRLTSTSQHETYYQLDKRPMSRGLPPPGERTPMEQHTKLSRARSSERDQPDSDQRESKRRKARRENQLDMYPPPMGPQSYHSSSSAPSGVKPQSSSYNDSIGYYRFPGQEGQPGPSTSALPPINPNPPNPVFNSLNPDTLPPEFKRFGSDWFALYNPKVRKTLDVNLVHTFSHDTVLADETARPEKDLYIRSVRFSPDGKYLATGAEDCIVRVWDIAKRLVLHRLEGHTQEIYSLDFSPDGRYIVSGSGDRTMRIWNITNNTSQTITISDTDTLSNDAGVTSVAISPDGSLVATGTLDSPVRVWDVATGTLLERLRGHGNSVYSVAFSADGKGILSASLDKTLKYWDISHLVAAFANRVKPDPQSGISIPAHPPSACTINYVGHKDYVLAVCVSSDNRWVVSGSKDRTVHFWDLKSATLQLTLQGHKNSVISLNMNPLGGMFATGSGDNTARIWTYSTTPS